The genomic region ACCCAAATGGCGCCACTCTTCGTCCCCGGTAAGTACGATGTAGATGTAAGCAAAAGCGATTTTGGGGTGAATAATGCGATGCGTTACCGCTTCCTGCCTTCGCTAATGGGGAAACTCTCTGCTGGTTATGAGGTGCGTATTCCTTCGGAAACGGAACTCTTAGGCGATGGTATAGCCGTAATCCCCAGCCCTGATTTATTGCCAGAGCGTAATCTCAGCGCTAACCTTGGTTTGCTGTTCGACCTTACAGGCAAGCACCCTACCAATGCTCAGATAGAAATGAACTTCTTCTATATGTATTTGCAAGATATGATACGTTATACTGCCGGACTCATAGGGGCACAATACCAGAATTTTGGTGAGATGCGTACTCTTGGGGTAGAGTTTGAAGCCAAAGCCGATGTATTGCCTTCGCTTTATCTATACGGCAACACTACTTATCAAGACCTGCGCGATACACGTGCTTACGAGCCAGAAAGCACCGTGCCTAACCCTACTAAAAACAAACGTATGCCTAATATACCATACTTAATGGCGAATGCAGGCTTGGAGTTCCACCGCGAGAACCTCTTTGGTGGCACAGGGCAAAACACACGCCTTTTTGCCGATGTCGCTTTCGTAGAAGAATACTATTACGATTTTGAAATGACGCAATTGCAGAAACGCCGCATTCCGCGCAGTACAACTATTGATATAGGTTTTGAGCACAGTTTCTTGAATAATAAAGTATTTCTCTCGGGGAAAGTGCGGAATATAACGAATGAAAAGACCTTATCAGAATTCAACCGCCCATTAATGGGAATCAATGGAGGGGTGAAGCTAAGAGTAATATTCTAACACCCTCTCGTCCGAACCAAAAATATACTTTAACTATACTTTCAGTGGGTCTACAGTGGGTCTACAGTGGCTCTACAGTGGCTCTACAATAAATTAAAAGCGAATCTAAAGCGAATTTAAAGTGTAGGACGAAAATTTTACAAACCAATTCTGATTGGCTGGCTATAAAAAGTGAAGCAAAAGATGAAAAACAATTATATATGAAAAAAAGATTTATTTTAGGCTTAATAGCCTCACTTATTACTTTCTCCGGTGATATGCTATTGGGGTACATTCAGGTAGAAAACCCTGAAAAATCACTGATGAACTTCTCACTTACCTTACCCCTATCACGCATTATGTGGGGAGGATTCTTAGGTGTGATAGGTATCCCTCTGCAGTGCATAGGGTATTGGCAAATTTACAAGTTGATGAAAGAAGGTAGTGAAACGCTCTCAAAGCTTTACAAAGTAGGTATCTGGGGGTGGCTGGTAATGGCAGCTTGTGGGGTGCACCTTAATTGTGCTGTGGTGATGCTTATCTACAAACAGCTTTACCCCACCGATGCAACCTTAGCTCACAATATAGCTACTACCTTTTCTAATAATGTATTAGTGCCTTGCTATTACATTTTTATCGTCTTTTTCCTACTGATGAACATCTCACAGTTCATAGCTTTTGTAAGGAAAAAGACCGTTTATCCTCGCGTAGCAGCCTTTTTCAATATGTTTATAGGTATTGGCATCATTCATCTTATAGCCTATTTGTTACCAGATTCGGCTATTAAAAACGGATTGAATGTATCGGCTATCAGCTTGGGTAATGCCTTGATGTTTATAGGGTTGCTACTTTTTAAAGGTCAGACAAGTCTAACAACTAATAATAATAATTAAAAACTAATTTTATGTATTCAAAAGTATTTTTAACTGTGTGCTCTTTAGCACTTCTCACGGTGGGTTGCAAGAAAGACGACAACAACACCACACAAAATATTCTAAAAGGAGGTAGTGGTAAATACCTCTTGGAAACTTCGGTAAAGAATCCTGATGGCATGAGCGGTAGCTCTTACTTGCAGCTCTTTAGCAAGCTATCGGGAAGCATTGATAATTTGCAAGCTGAACAAATAGAGTTTGGCTCTTCGATACAAGTAGAAGGGAAAAGTGTTTATCTTTTCGACACTATGAAAGGTGTCGGCGGTATCACCCAATATACTTACGACCCTACTACCAAAAAGCTCACCAAAGGAGCAAATCTCGCAGGGCTTTCTAATTCGATGGTAGGTCATCTCGAAAAAGTAAGTGCTACCAAAGCCTATGTACCTATGTACACACAAGGCGTGGTGTGGATTATCAACCCACAGACAATGCAAAAAACAGGAGAAATCAATCTCGCCCAATACGCTCACGGCGACAGTAGTCCTGAGCCTGCTATGGGGATTATTCGCGATGGCAAGTATTACCTATGTCTCAACCAAATCAACCCTGGAGCAGGTTGGCAACCTTACGCCGACTACCAACAGTGTGATGTGGCTATCATCGACCCTCAAACTGATATGGTAGAGAAAGTAGTATCGGAAACCACTACCAAACTCACTTTTCCCACTCGCCCTATGGCACAATGTAAAGGAATGCTCTTTACCAATGAAGCAGGTGACCTTTATATAGCTACCGCAGGTTATTTTGGATATTCCAAAGACAATACTAAATGCGGTTTCCTCTGTATTCCCAAAGGCAAGACTGAATTCGACAGTAGCAAATCGTGGGATATTTCTACTACCCCTATTGCAGGCACTAATTACAAGCCTGCTAGCGTGTACAACTGTTTGTATATAGGGGGAGGTAAAGCAGTAGCTTATGTAGGTATAATAGAACTCAACGGAGCAAACCCCTACACCGCTAAAAACGCTATGGCAGTACTCATAAATTTCAACAACAAATCTATTAGCCAGATAAGGGGCGTTCCGCTTACTGACGGACATAGTATTCTCATCACCAAACTGAAAGATAGAGTACTCTTTGGCGCTTTCGGCACTGATAAAAGAGGCTTATTCGATTTCAATCCTGCTACCGAAACCGTAGAACAAGTGCTTAGCACTACTGGAAATCCCGCTTTCTTTCACGAGTTCTAATTTTTAGAATCAGACCTGTCGAACGAGTCGAACAGGTCTGATTCTAACCTCTAACATCTATGAACAAAATACCCGAAACAATGCTCATTACTTTATGGGCAAAAGCTACTGAAAATAAAGAACCTCAACCGCTGTTGCGCGATGAGAAGGCTGCTGAGATTATAAACAAAATAGACTATGATTTTAGCCGGTTCAAGAAAGGTAAATTCTCCCAAGCAGGCGTGTGTGTGCGCGCTCACCTGATAGACGAAGAAACACGTGCTTTTATAGAGCAACACCCCGATGCAGTAATAATACAATTGGGGACGGGTCTCGATGCTCGT from Capnocytophaga haemolytica harbors:
- a CDS encoding DUF6796 family protein, which encodes MKKRFILGLIASLITFSGDMLLGYIQVENPEKSLMNFSLTLPLSRIMWGGFLGVIGIPLQCIGYWQIYKLMKEGSETLSKLYKVGIWGWLVMAACGVHLNCAVVMLIYKQLYPTDATLAHNIATTFSNNVLVPCYYIFIVFFLLMNISQFIAFVRKKTVYPRVAAFFNMFIGIGIIHLIAYLLPDSAIKNGLNVSAISLGNALMFIGLLLFKGQTSLTTNNNN